In the genome of Bradyrhizobium arachidis, one region contains:
- a CDS encoding ABC transporter ATP-binding protein, which yields MLLEARGITKAFGSFKAVDDASVTLEQGDILGLIGPNGAGKSTFFNCLTGDLAATSGRVLFAGSDITDFTPEQRAGLGLARTFQVPQTFEGMTVLENVMIGAFLRTSHRKEAESKARAVLERVGMSRLADAPARSLGTPGRKRLEIARALATEPKVLLLDEAMAGLNANEVKLAIDLVRDIHRSGITLVIVEHIMEVIMSLASRVMVFHQGKEIARGSPREVTSNPAVIAAYLGTRAAKAAAGHTPVELMGGPDL from the coding sequence ATGCTCCTTGAGGCGCGCGGAATCACCAAGGCGTTCGGCAGCTTCAAGGCGGTGGACGATGCCTCCGTCACGCTGGAGCAGGGCGACATTCTCGGCCTGATCGGCCCGAACGGTGCCGGAAAATCCACCTTCTTCAACTGCCTCACCGGCGACCTCGCGGCCACCTCCGGCCGCGTCCTGTTCGCGGGGAGCGACATCACCGACTTCACGCCGGAGCAGCGCGCCGGCCTCGGTCTTGCCCGCACCTTCCAGGTGCCGCAGACGTTCGAGGGCATGACGGTGCTCGAGAACGTCATGATCGGCGCGTTCCTCCGCACCTCGCATCGCAAGGAAGCCGAGTCCAAGGCGCGCGCCGTGCTGGAGCGCGTCGGCATGAGCCGTCTTGCGGATGCGCCGGCGCGCTCGCTCGGCACCCCCGGCCGCAAGCGGCTGGAGATCGCCCGCGCGCTGGCAACCGAGCCGAAAGTGCTGCTGCTCGACGAGGCCATGGCCGGCCTCAACGCCAACGAGGTGAAGCTCGCGATCGATCTCGTCCGCGACATCCACCGCTCCGGCATCACGCTCGTCATCGTCGAGCACATCATGGAAGTGATCATGTCGCTGGCGAGCCGCGTGATGGTGTTTCATCAGGGCAAGGAGATCGCCCGCGGCTCGCCGCGCGAGGTCACGTCGAACCCGGCGGTGATCGCGGCCTATCTCGGCACCCGCGCGGCCAAGGCCGCCGCCGGCCACACGCCGGTCGAGCTGATGGGCGGGCCGGACCTATGA
- a CDS encoding ABC transporter ATP-binding protein: MSGALLKIEHLEVRYGDLIGVSDVSLEVPEGSVVALLGSNGGGKTTTLNAIAGLIPVHSGKISFRGEEIAGQKAFAIVRKGLALSPEGWRLFVQQSVENNLVLGATPLHDKSRQAALLERVYEIFPRLKERRNQRAGTMSGGERQMLAVGRALMSDPKLLMLDEPSLGLAPAVVESMYETFGRLHREGLTILLAEQSIELALEVSDFATVLQVGKSVLSGTAAALAEDPQVQKAYLGVD, from the coding sequence ATGAGCGGAGCACTTCTCAAGATCGAGCACCTCGAAGTGCGCTACGGCGACCTCATCGGCGTCTCCGACGTGTCGCTGGAGGTGCCGGAGGGGAGCGTCGTCGCGCTGCTCGGCTCCAACGGCGGTGGCAAGACCACGACGCTGAACGCGATCGCGGGCCTCATTCCCGTGCATTCCGGCAAGATCAGCTTTCGCGGCGAGGAGATCGCCGGCCAGAAGGCTTTTGCGATCGTGCGCAAGGGCCTCGCGCTCTCGCCGGAAGGCTGGCGCCTGTTCGTGCAGCAGAGCGTCGAAAACAACCTCGTGCTCGGCGCAACGCCGCTGCACGACAAGTCGCGCCAGGCCGCGCTGCTCGAACGCGTCTACGAGATCTTCCCGCGCCTGAAAGAGCGCCGCAACCAGCGCGCCGGCACCATGTCCGGCGGCGAGCGGCAGATGCTTGCGGTCGGCCGCGCGCTGATGAGTGATCCGAAGCTGTTGATGCTGGACGAGCCCTCGCTCGGCCTCGCGCCGGCGGTGGTCGAATCCATGTACGAAACCTTCGGCCGCCTGCATCGCGAGGGCCTCACCATCCTGCTCGCCGAGCAGTCGATCGAGCTCGCGCTGGAGGTCTCGGACTTTGCGACAGTGCTCCAGGTCGGCAAGAGCGTGCTGTCGGGCACGGCCGCTGCGCTCGCGGAAGACCCGCAGGTGCAGAAGGCCTATCTCGGCGTGGATTGA